A region from the Lolium perenne isolate Kyuss_39 chromosome 4, Kyuss_2.0, whole genome shotgun sequence genome encodes:
- the LOC127292646 gene encoding protein PHLOEM PROTEIN 2-LIKE A10: MDSLVSLSRRRRRWILLAALGTASAYGAYKIYHLPSVAARRRRLARLAAALAAFLDAAASSADAAALVSSDLAAFVRSDADQLPRSVAQLAKLAASREVSSTVSALSQAVAAGVLRGVGSTSDPGSPDKIALADRLVDKLFSESGERLMSAVAGSFARQLVIGFYSAPASPPAETSSPPDWVNVVATGKGQKAISSWLEVLVGTAVGVFIEKTIHINTYQQLFEGLTNPAHDAKVRELLVSVCNGAVETVVKTSHQVISNANAKLYEKGNGNGSDSGSSGGGEGWVDTVSTTLAVPSNRKLVLDVTGRVTFETVRSFLEFVLWKLHDGARKSGDTMFDSGLRAMRYMSDKSMLVATICISLCLHVLNGSRLLVTA, translated from the coding sequence ATGGACAGCCTGGTCTCCCtctcccgccgccggcgccgctggatcctcctcgCCGCGCTGGGCACGGCGTCCGCCTACGGCGCGTACAAGATCTACCACCTCCCGTCcgtcgccgcgcgccgccgccgcctcgcccgccTCGCCGCGGCCCTCGCGGCCTTCCTCGACGCCGCCGCGTCCTccgccgacgccgccgccctCGTCTCCTCCGACCTCGCCGCCTTCGTCCGCTCCGACGCCGACCAGCTCCCCCGCAGCGTCGCgcagctcgccaagctcgccgcctCCCGCGAGGTCTCCTCCACCGTCTCCGCGCTCTCCCAGGCCGTCGCGGCGGGGGTCCTCCGCGGGGTCGGCTCCACCTCCGACCCTGGCTCGCCCGACAAAATTGCCCTCGCCGATCGCCTCGTCGACAAGCTCTTCTCCGAATCCGGCGAGCGCCTCATGTCCGCCGTCGCCGGGAGCTTCGCGCGCCAGCTCGTCATCGGGTTCTACTCCGCCCCTGCGTCTCCTCCAGCGGAGACCTCCTCGCCGCCGGATTGGGTCAACGTGGTCGCCACCGGGAAGGGCCAGAAAGCGATTAGCAGCTGGCTCGAGGTCCTCGTCGGCACCGCCGTGGGGGTCTTCATCGAGAAGACCATCCACATCAACACCTACCAGCAGCTCTTCGAAGGGCTCACCAATCCAGCCCACGACGCCAAGGTCAGGGAATTGCTCGTATCGGTGTGCAACGGGGCGGTGGAGACCGTGGTGAAGACCTCTCACCAAGTCATATCCAACGCCAACGCCAAACTGTATGAAAAGGGCAATGGCAATGGCAGTGACAGTGGCAGTAGTGGAGGTGGCGAAGGCTGGGTGGACACGGTCTCGACCACCTTGGCGGTGCCGAGCAACAGGAAGCTTGTGCTTGATGTTACCGGGAGGGTCACGTTTGAGACGGTGAGGTCGTTTCTCGAGTTTGTGCTGTGGAAGCTGCACGACGGGGCCAGGAAGAGCGGGGACACTATGTTTGACAGCGGGCTGCGCGCCATGAGGTATATGAGCGATAAGTCCATGCTTGTCGCCACTATCTGCATATCACTCTGCTTGCATGTGTTGAATGGATCTCGACTCTTGGTTACGGCTTGA
- the LOC127348389 gene encoding uncharacterized protein, which translates to MLSLQEANGLDLDVMGSGFGFTPWGPDTCPTLDQLMAATTTPSSSSSPCSSVGAASPEEEEAELRRRQRRKASNRLSARRSRARKQQRLEELRGTAAQLRAQKRELAARLSLAARHELAARRDNARLRAEAAALARRCREARRTLALQRLAQELRSRRQILQPGGGGGALATGGAAAFGPGQGAAMGLASLMT; encoded by the coding sequence ATGCTTTCTCTGCAGGAGGCGAACGGGCTGGACCTGGACGTCATGGGGTCGGGGTTCGGGTTCACCCCGTGGGGCCCCGACACGTGCCCCACACTCGACCAGCTCATGGcggccaccaccacgccgtcctcgtcctcgtcccccTGCTCGTCCGTCGGTGCGGCGTcgccggaggaggaagaggcggaGCTGCGGCGGCGCCAGCGCCGGAAGGCGTCGAACCGGCTGTCGGCGCGGCGGTCGCGGGCGCGCAAGCAGCAGCGGCTGGAGGAGCTCCGCGGGACGGCCGCGCAGCTCCGCGCCCAGAAGCGGGAGCTGGCCGCCAGGCTCAGCCTCGCGGCGCGGCACGAGCTCGCCGCGCGACGCGACAACGCGCGCCTCCGTGCAGAGGCCGCCGCGCTCGCGCGACGGTGCCGCGAGGCACGCCGGACTCTCGCGCTGCAGCGGCTCGCGCAGGAGCTACGGTCGCGCCGTCAGATTCTGCAgccgggcggcggcggtggcgctcTCGCGACAGGAGGAGCCGCGGCCTTCGGACCGGGACAAGGAGCAGCGATGGGGCTGGCGTCTCTGATGACCTAG